A part of Gossypium hirsutum isolate 1008001.06 chromosome A07, Gossypium_hirsutum_v2.1, whole genome shotgun sequence genomic DNA contains:
- the LOC121231812 gene encoding uncharacterized protein, which yields MRAPHVPFYNSARVFNPFSVTANNGTGGQNGSTRGLHVMAPMHTHNGPHDVGHDIGPFDFGCYGASRPQNGGCEFGSYNRPNSVNPSAGQHNAPNSNLVRPSANLVWPDAPDSIQRRCGPWQTKPRARIHDVDASLYVGLPRILDFNASDFLNTSGSNVNTNPYGSDFSNEDSYVPLPVRTTSWCLDSGASHHVYRDNTTLCDSTPYSDILTLEPLLRGHTRDGLYYFSKASFDSSSSDPSALTTSLPSPCDGDDMFTLWHRRLGHLSASIVKNVIDKFNIVSNKLYLDNICTVCQRGKSHKLLFSCSTTDYTIFF from the exons ATGAGGGCACCACATGTGCCGTTCTATAATTCAGCAAGAGTGTTTAACCCTTTTTCTGTTACTGCTAATAATGGTACAGGTGGGCAAAATGGTTCTACACGTGGGCTACATGTAATGGCTCCTATGCATACTCATAATGGGCCACATGATGTTGGGCATGATATTGGGCCATTTGATTTTGGGTGTTATGGAGCATCTAGGCCACAAAATGGTGGATGTGAATTTGGGTCTTATAATAGGCCAAATAGTGTAAATCCAAGTGCTGGGCAACATAATGCACCAAATTCTAATCTTGTTAGGCCGAGTGCTAATCTGGTTTGGCCTGATGCCCCTGACTCTATTCAACGCCGTTGTGGGCCGTGGCAGACTAAACCTAGGGCACGGATTCATGATGTTGATGCTTCACTGTATGTTGGCTTGCCTAGAATTCTTGATTTTAATGCCTCGGATTTTCTGAACACATCTGGATCCAACGTTAATACAAATCCTTATGGGTCTGATTTTTCTAATGAAGACTCTTATGTTCCTTTACCTGTAAGGACCACGTCTTGGTGTCTTGATTCCGGGGCCTCACACCATGTCTATCGCGACAACACTACTCTGTGTGACTCCACACCTTATTCAG ACATCCTGACGCTGGAACCTTTGCTGAGGGGCCACACTCGTGATGGCCTATACTATTTTTCAAAAGCATCCTTTGACTCGTCTAGTAGTGATCCGTCTGCTCTTACCACCAGTCTTCCGTCCCCATGTGATGGTGATGATATGTTTACCTTATGGCACCGTAGGCTCGGGCATCTATCTGCTTCAATTGTTAAAAATGTgattgataaatttaatattgtttCTAATAAATTGTACCTTGATAATATCTGTACCGTCTGTCAAAGAGGGAAGTCTCATAAACTACTTTTTTCTTGTTCTACTACTGactatacaatttttttttga
- the LOC121231813 gene encoding uncharacterized protein, whose amino-acid sequence MISTPSRKDTEKFEVVLAGLPPELDVVLTLASFSTETLPFQRMVDVLLEYETRLTRAVQELPLQANLVESDPSLTMVAPSHGGRSSSGGRGKGFCNRIQCQIYGRFGHLTQRCYYRFGRDYGGDSAPNTAPVMVPSGDDGHGSRNAPGGEQGWWAARSARGGSTVLGVHR is encoded by the exons ATGATCTCTACTCCATCAAGAAAG GACACAGAGAAATTCGAAGTTGTTCTTGCAGGCCTACCTCCCGAGTTAGATGTCGTACTCACACTCGCATCATTCTCAACTGAAACCTTACCGTTTCAACGGATGGTCGATGTACTGTTGGAGTATGAGACGCGTCTCACTCGTGCTGTTCAAGAACTTCCCCTTCAGGCCAATCTCGTGGAGTCCGATCCGTCCCTAACGATGGTGGCTCCTAGTCATGGTGGTCGTTCGTCATCTGGCGGCCGTGGTAAAGGATTTTGTAACCGCATTCAGTGCCAGATCTATGGCAGGTTTGGGCACCTCACCCAGCGGTGTTACTACCGTTTTGGTCGTGACTACGGAGGTGATTCGGCTCCGAACACAGCGCCAGTCATGGTGCCATCGGGTGATGATGGTCACGGCTCACGCAATGCCCCGGGTGGAGAGCAAGGATGGTGGGCCGCTCGTAGTGCTCGTGGTGGTTCGACTGTGCTCGGGGTTCATCGGTGA
- the LOC107956237 gene encoding heterogeneous nuclear ribonucleoprotein 1, with amino-acid sequence MFENGKLFIGGISWDTNEERLKEYFSSFGEVVEAMIMKDWTTGRTRGFGFIVFSDLAVAEKVIKEKHNIDGRMVEAKKAVPRDDQNIMSRSTSSIQGLPSLCRIRKIFVGGLASKVTESDFKKYFNQFGNVTDVVVMYDHNTQRPRGFGFITYDSEEAVDKVLLKSFHELNGKMVEVKRAVAKELLPGPCRSPLSGYNYGLNSVNNFLSGCTQGYTPSNIRSFGLRMDGRFTTVPGGRSGFPPFGSGYGMGMNFEPGLNPSFGNSANFSSNMNHGRGLNPYYIGNVNRFGSPIGYDGSTEGNTSFFSSVTQNLWGNGGLNYNTNASSSNAYIGSGSVSIGGSAFGNSGINWSSAIANQDEGSNVSNNSVHFAYGTADDSFRLGIVGYGRNNGTNVAPTSSYATSNFGYDVAFTDLYGGASAYGDITWRSSTFKRDGSGSFGYGLGSATYVSGKNSPGYVSSHKVNKRQASRGIAT; translated from the exons ATGTTTGAGAATGGCAAGCTATTTATTGGTGGGATATCTTGGGATACCAATGAAGAGCGTCTTAAGGAGTATTTCAGTAGTTTTGGTGAAGTGGTAGAGGCGATGATCATGAAGGATTGGACCACAGGACGTACTCGAGGTTTCGGTTTCATTGTTTTCTCTGACCTAGCAGTTGCTGAGAAAGTCATCAAGGAGAAACATAATATTGATGGTAGAATG GTTGAGGCAAAAAAAGCAGTTCCTAGGGATGACCAGAACATTATGAGTAGAAGCACTAGTAGCATCCAAGGTTTACCTAGTCTATGCCGCATAAGAAAGATTTTTGTTGGAGGTTTAGCATCAAAAGTCACAGAGAGTGACTTTAAGAAGTATTTTAATCAGTTTGGGAATGTCACAGATGTTGTAGTGATGTATGATCACAACACTCAAAGGCCTAGGGGTTTCGGATTCATTACTTATGATTCAGAAGAGGCAGTGGACAAAGTGTTGCTAAAAAGTTTCCATGAACTTAATGGTAAAATGGTCGAGGTTAAACGAGCAGTAGCTAAAGAATTATTGCCTGGCCCTTGTCGTAGTCCCCTCAGTGGATATAACTATGGTCTGAATAGCGTCAACAACTTTCTTAGTGGCTGCACTCAGGGATATACTCCAAGCAATATTCGAAGCTTTGGACTTAGGATGGATGGTAGATTTACTACAGTTCCTGGTGGTCGAAGTGGTTTTCCTCCTTTTGGTTCTGGTTATGGAATGGGCATGAACTTTGAGCCTGGGTTAAACCCAAGTTTTGGAAATAGTGCAAATTTTAGTAGTAATATGAACCATGGACGGGGATTGAATCCTTACTATATTGGTAATGTAAATAGATTTGGTAGCCCTATTGGGTATGATGGAAGTACTGAAGGTAATACTTCCTTTTTTAGTTCAGTGACTCAAAACCTTTGGGGAAATGGGGGACTCAATTATAACACAAATGCTTCTAGTTCCAATGCATATATAGGATCTGGAAGCGTTAGTATAGGAGGAAGCGCCTTTGGAAATAGTGGAATTAATTGGAGTTCTGCAATTGCCAATCAAGACGAGGGGAGTAATGTTTCTAACAATAGTGTGCATTTCGCTTATGGAACTGCTGATGACAGCTTTAGGTTAGGGATTGTAGGGTATGGGAGAAATAATGGGACCAATGTGGCGCCAACATCATCATATGCAACATCAAATTTTGGTTATGATGTAGCCTTTACAGACCTTTATGGTGGTGCTTCAGCTTATGGGGATATAACTTGGCGATCATCAACATTTAAGCGAGATGGTTCTGGTTCCTTTGGCTATGGACTTGGTAGTGCCACTTATGTTTCAGGCAAAAATTCTCCCGGCTATGTCAGTAGTCATAAAGTTAATAAGAGACAAGCAAGTAGAG GAATCGCTACCTAg